A single Mangrovimonas sp. YM274 DNA region contains:
- a CDS encoding TonB-dependent receptor yields MKTTLRLLNYVWLLSVLFMGTDTIAQTSEMTIGISSAFSSPDELGETAEIIGTVTDELGPLPGANIVIKGTNNGTTSNFDGHFSLVNVQPGSHVLVISYIGYDTKEVAVEVTKREQLNLGTITLSAGSEALEEVVIKGGYKSSQQKALNIKKQSIAIMEVMASDVIGKLPDRNAAEAVQRMQGVSIERDHGEGRYVIVRGTPIAWNSTLMNGSRMPSTEGTSDNTGGTRTAPLDVFPSEMIEFVELSKAITPDMEGDAIGGSVNFITRTAPNKKTLSVNLGYGQNFQAEKPVQNASIVYGDRVADGKIGFMVSGTYWNRNWGTDNYEVVYNENFSINNLQLRDYLGKRTTAGFNAGMEYKPNDNTKIFVRGLYTDFKDEESAVEHTFAFPTQDGETLNTEGEMSLRVRHGITGITLFGTEMGGNHKFANGKFNIDWKASTYDAEMGNRKLPNSGNTGEPAYLMATFSTPVTYNNLTSDGYKFLDIDAPAGYNGDHYDNIQPYLSSTVEGGQLQLDNQLAYKSYSKETDYTGQLDFTYQPSEKVKLKAGGKYKTMKLERGAPYSYYLYLGGNYGAPIYMTDYATTGFPYNGGYLSEIGNPYDNVLLDPIKKEELPTLFNTETLANPMYYHINFNKENPSSAGAFYTGNEDVAAAYVMGDISLSDKLKLMAGARYEHTYLKYKGHAVTTTEDGPIISEIENSNDFGSLLPMVHLKYMPKDNLNLKLAYTRTFARANFSDLNPTETVSLLSIPNTISRGNIKLEPTYSNNFDFMGEYFFKDVGLVSGGVFYKSLENLIYSARSYETIDGELYQVTQPNNSEQGWLAGFELGISKRLTFLPGFLSGFGVEANYTFADSEMDVPQYDVDQSTGEIMVSTTTEKIPNQSKHIFNTALFYEKGGLTVRLAGNYKGESLAVVQGNTENYRWYDKNFTVDLSTSYRLNSKLRFYLELNNLTNEPLRYYQGTADRPEQTEYYSLRGMFGINYNIF; encoded by the coding sequence ATGAAAACAACTTTACGATTATTAAACTATGTATGGCTGCTATCGGTATTATTTATGGGTACAGATACCATAGCGCAAACTTCAGAAATGACCATAGGCATTTCAAGTGCTTTCTCCAGTCCCGATGAACTTGGGGAAACCGCAGAAATTATTGGTACGGTAACCGATGAACTAGGACCATTGCCAGGAGCAAATATTGTTATTAAAGGAACCAATAATGGAACCACTTCAAATTTCGACGGACATTTTAGTCTGGTAAATGTACAGCCGGGCAGTCATGTATTGGTCATTTCCTATATAGGCTATGATACCAAGGAAGTAGCGGTAGAAGTTACTAAAAGAGAACAGTTGAATTTAGGGACCATTACTTTATCTGCAGGGTCTGAAGCTTTGGAGGAAGTCGTCATTAAGGGTGGTTATAAATCATCTCAACAAAAGGCGTTGAACATCAAAAAGCAATCCATTGCTATTATGGAGGTAATGGCCTCTGATGTGATTGGAAAGTTACCAGATCGAAATGCAGCAGAAGCAGTGCAAAGAATGCAAGGAGTTTCCATTGAAAGAGACCACGGAGAAGGACGTTATGTTATTGTAAGGGGAACACCAATTGCTTGGAACTCTACTTTAATGAATGGCAGCAGAATGCCTAGCACCGAAGGAACTTCTGATAATACGGGAGGTACAAGAACAGCCCCTTTGGATGTGTTTCCATCTGAAATGATTGAATTTGTGGAGCTTTCCAAGGCCATCACCCCAGATATGGAAGGAGATGCCATTGGTGGGTCTGTAAACTTTATTACCAGAACCGCTCCTAATAAAAAGACTTTGAGCGTCAATTTAGGTTATGGGCAAAACTTTCAGGCAGAAAAGCCAGTTCAAAATGCCTCTATCGTATATGGTGACCGTGTAGCCGATGGGAAAATTGGCTTTATGGTTTCTGGAACTTATTGGAACCGTAATTGGGGGACCGATAACTACGAGGTGGTGTACAATGAAAACTTTTCCATCAACAATTTACAGTTGCGCGATTATTTGGGAAAAAGAACTACTGCAGGCTTTAATGCCGGTATGGAATACAAACCTAACGACAATACCAAAATATTTGTAAGAGGCTTGTATACCGATTTCAAAGACGAAGAGTCTGCCGTAGAACACACGTTTGCTTTTCCAACCCAGGATGGGGAGACCCTAAACACCGAAGGAGAGATGTCCTTAAGGGTAAGACATGGAATTACAGGAATTACCTTATTTGGGACTGAAATGGGAGGTAACCATAAGTTTGCCAACGGGAAATTCAATATAGATTGGAAAGCCTCTACCTATGATGCCGAAATGGGAAATAGAAAGTTGCCTAACTCCGGAAACACAGGAGAGCCAGCCTATTTAATGGCAACGTTTTCTACACCAGTTACGTATAACAATTTAACTAGTGACGGCTATAAGTTTTTAGATATCGATGCTCCAGCAGGATACAATGGGGACCATTATGATAATATCCAGCCTTATTTATCAAGTACCGTAGAAGGTGGACAGCTTCAGTTGGATAATCAATTGGCATATAAATCTTATAGTAAGGAAACCGATTATACGGGGCAATTGGATTTTACTTACCAGCCTTCAGAAAAGGTAAAGCTGAAAGCTGGAGGAAAATACAAGACCATGAAATTAGAGCGCGGGGCTCCTTATAGCTACTATTTATATTTGGGAGGTAATTATGGAGCACCTATTTATATGACGGACTATGCTACAACTGGATTTCCATACAATGGCGGTTATTTGTCAGAAATAGGAAATCCTTATGACAATGTGTTGTTGGACCCAATCAAAAAAGAGGAATTACCAACCTTATTCAACACAGAAACCTTGGCTAACCCGATGTATTACCATATTAACTTCAATAAAGAAAATCCTTCGTCTGCAGGCGCCTTCTATACAGGTAATGAAGATGTGGCAGCGGCTTATGTTATGGGGGACATTAGTTTGAGCGATAAGCTGAAATTAATGGCAGGGGCGCGTTATGAGCATACCTACTTAAAATACAAAGGGCATGCGGTAACCACCACCGAGGATGGTCCTATTATTAGTGAAATTGAAAATTCTAACGATTTTGGTTCCTTGTTGCCTATGGTGCATTTAAAGTATATGCCAAAAGATAATTTAAATTTAAAATTGGCCTATACCAGAACTTTTGCAAGAGCCAACTTTTCAGATTTAAATCCAACCGAAACCGTTAGTTTGTTATCTATACCAAATACAATTAGTAGAGGAAACATTAAGCTGGAACCTACCTATTCCAACAACTTTGATTTTATGGGAGAATACTTCTTTAAGGACGTAGGTTTGGTATCTGGAGGTGTATTTTACAAATCTTTGGAAAACTTGATTTATTCCGCGAGAAGTTATGAAACTATCGATGGGGAACTGTATCAAGTAACACAGCCCAATAACTCAGAACAGGGCTGGTTGGCAGGTTTTGAGCTGGGGATTTCAAAACGTTTAACCTTCTTGCCAGGGTTCTTGAGCGGGTTTGGTGTAGAGGCCAATTATACCTTTGCAGATTCTGAAATGGATGTGCCTCAATATGATGTAGATCAGTCTACGGGAGAGATTATGGTGTCTACAACAACAGAAAAGATCCCAAACCAGTCCAAGCATATCTTCAACACAGCCTTATTTTATGAAAAAGGAGGGTTGACTGTGAGGCTTGCTGGAAATTATAAGGGCGAATCTTTGGCCGTTGTTCAAGGGAATACTGAGAATTACAGATGGTACGACAAAAACTTTACCGTGGATTTGTCTACTTCTTACAGGTTGAACTCAAAGCTTCGATTCTATTTAGAGCTGAACAACTTGACCAACGAGCCGTTAAGATATTACCAAGGAACAGCAGACAGACCAGAACAAACAGAGTACTATTCATTAAGAGGTATGTTTGGTATTAATTATAACATCTTTTAA
- a CDS encoding AraC family transcriptional regulator: MSIAYVFALLQLNSFPLKSGLLLPFYNKMVILDFISISSYSLINLYILYNNKTEIDSLKFNLLKFISLTFLGMIFMPLIFLMLEVFGMHIDNRLVYIFTLAIVVGIAIYKVKAKGVKLELVTQTKQQDKTQKYNSSTLSDVDLDTYQSKLETYFEQKKPYLNPELTLQHLALKSDIPKHHLTQVLNTRFHKNFYQYVNEFRVNEVIKNMPLKRHDALVDIAYQCGFNSKSTFNSYFKKITGLTPSEFKKQHEFTA, translated from the coding sequence ATGAGCATCGCCTACGTTTTTGCACTCCTACAATTGAATTCATTTCCACTGAAAAGCGGTCTTCTTTTACCTTTTTACAATAAAATGGTGATTCTGGATTTTATTTCGATAAGCTCCTATAGCCTGATTAACCTGTATATATTGTACAACAACAAAACTGAAATTGATTCCTTAAAATTTAATCTGCTGAAATTTATTAGCTTAACCTTTTTAGGGATGATTTTTATGCCCTTAATTTTTTTGATGCTAGAGGTGTTTGGTATGCATATAGATAACAGGTTGGTCTATATTTTTACATTGGCTATTGTGGTTGGTATTGCCATATATAAGGTGAAAGCTAAAGGGGTAAAACTAGAGTTGGTAACCCAGACGAAACAGCAGGATAAAACACAAAAGTATAACAGCTCGACTCTAAGTGATGTCGATTTGGATACCTATCAATCGAAGTTGGAAACCTATTTTGAACAAAAGAAACCCTATTTAAACCCCGAATTGACCTTACAGCACCTAGCTTTAAAAAGTGATATTCCAAAGCATCATTTAACCCAAGTTTTAAATACCAGATTTCACAAAAACTTCTATCAATATGTTAATGAATTTAGGGTAAATGAGGTCATTAAAAATATGCCTTTAAAACGTCATGACGCTTTGGTAGATATTGCTTATCAATGCGGTTTTAATTCCAAATCAACCTTTAATAGTTACTTTAAAAAAATCACAGGTTTAACCCCTAGTGAGTTTAAAAAACAGCATGAATTTACAGCTTAA
- a CDS encoding calcineurin-like phosphoesterase C-terminal domain-containing protein, whose translation MNTRIAKYVWSIALFGSVSFSAIAQDKVTGYVFQDNNQNGKKESREKGIANVAVTNGIDVVLTDKKGRYEMPLGEEAIISVIKPSNYKILTDENKLPQFFYNYKPKGSPELKFKGVSATGKLPKLVNFPLIPSEEEETFTALIFGDPQVYTLEEVGYFSKGIIEEVSKIKNVPFGLSLGDLVGNNPDLFAPYIQAVKETGIPWYNLLGNHDMNFDATKDEYSDESYEAHFGPANYAFNYGKVHFIVLDDILYPDPRDAKSYWGGFREDQFQFIANDLKMVPKDHLIVLSMHIPLSEPEDKDTFRDEDRERLFELLKDFPNTLSLSAHTHIQRQDFFTKAEGWKQEKPHHHYNVGTTCGDWYSGKLDANNVPVSTMRDGTPKGYALINFNGNTYNIDYKVAGKPLAYQMEIFAPKVVANNRNTQAGVFVNFFMGTEGDTVLYRIDGGKWKPMEYVEEFDPSYVKSILEWDTTEELMPGRRGANPIKCEHLWKGKIPTRKLEIGEHIIEIKATDMFGKTHTGRTSYFLEEPVK comes from the coding sequence ATGAATACAAGAATTGCAAAATATGTATGGAGTATAGCTCTATTTGGTTCCGTTAGTTTTAGTGCCATTGCACAAGATAAAGTAACAGGTTATGTATTTCAAGATAACAACCAAAACGGAAAAAAAGAGTCTAGAGAAAAAGGAATAGCCAATGTAGCAGTAACTAATGGCATTGATGTAGTGCTCACAGATAAAAAAGGTAGGTATGAAATGCCTCTAGGTGAAGAGGCAATTATTTCTGTGATAAAGCCAAGCAATTATAAAATACTAACGGACGAGAATAAGTTACCTCAGTTTTTTTATAATTACAAACCAAAAGGTTCACCTGAATTAAAATTCAAAGGGGTAAGTGCTACTGGTAAATTGCCAAAATTGGTAAACTTTCCATTAATTCCTTCGGAAGAGGAAGAAACGTTTACAGCACTTATATTTGGAGATCCTCAAGTGTATACATTAGAAGAAGTTGGTTATTTCTCAAAAGGAATTATAGAAGAGGTGTCTAAAATTAAAAACGTGCCTTTTGGCCTTAGTCTAGGTGATTTAGTTGGGAATAATCCAGATCTTTTTGCCCCCTATATACAAGCTGTAAAAGAAACAGGTATCCCCTGGTATAACCTTTTGGGAAATCACGATATGAACTTTGATGCAACAAAAGATGAATATTCAGATGAAAGCTATGAGGCTCATTTTGGTCCCGCTAATTATGCTTTTAATTATGGGAAAGTTCATTTTATAGTATTAGATGATATCTTGTATCCAGATCCAAGAGATGCTAAAAGTTATTGGGGAGGATTTAGAGAAGATCAGTTTCAGTTTATAGCAAACGATTTAAAAATGGTACCCAAAGATCATTTAATTGTGCTGTCTATGCACATTCCATTAAGTGAACCTGAAGATAAAGATACCTTTAGAGATGAAGATCGAGAAAGACTTTTCGAATTGCTAAAAGATTTCCCAAATACGCTATCATTATCAGCGCATACCCATATTCAACGCCAGGATTTTTTTACCAAGGCTGAAGGTTGGAAACAAGAGAAACCACATCACCATTATAATGTAGGAACAACTTGCGGAGATTGGTATTCTGGTAAATTAGATGCAAATAATGTACCTGTTTCAACCATGCGAGACGGAACTCCAAAAGGGTATGCTCTTATTAATTTTAACGGTAACACCTATAATATCGATTATAAAGTGGCAGGAAAACCTTTAGCGTATCAAATGGAAATTTTTGCACCCAAAGTGGTCGCTAATAATCGTAATACGCAAGCAGGAGTTTTTGTAAATTTTTTTATGGGAACCGAAGGGGATACTGTTTTATACCGAATCGATGGCGGAAAATGGAAGCCAATGGAGTATGTGGAAGAATTCGATCCGTCTTATGTGAAATCAATATTAGAATGGGATACTACAGAAGAATTAATGCCAGGAAGAAGAGGTGCTAACCCCATAAAATGTGAACATTTGTGGAAAGGGAAAATTCCAACAAGAAAGCTTGAGATAGGTGAACATATAATTGAAATAAAAGCGACAGATATGTTTGGGAAGACGCATACAGGTCGAACTAGTTACTTTTTGGAAGAACCGGTAAAGTAA